From Kaistella polysaccharea:
ATTTCAACTATTAACTATCAATTATCAAGAAATATGATCGATACACATACTCATTTATACTCCGAAGAATTCGACCAAGATCGACATGAAATGATCGAAAGAGCCATCAATAAAGGCGTTTCTAAATTTTATCTGCCAGCCATAAATTCGGAAACGCACGAGAAGATGCTCGCTTTAGAAACTGAATATCCCAATCAGATAATTTCAATGATGGGACTTCATCCCTGTTATGTAAAACCGGAATCTTGGGAACAGGAATTGAAATTGGTTGAGAATTATTTAACCAAAAGACCGTTTGCCGCCATCGGAGAAATCGGAATTGATCTTCATTGGGATAAAACCACTTTAGACATCCAGGTCAAAGCTTTCGAGCAGCAAATAGATTGGGCTATTGAAAAAGATCTTCCAATTGTGATTCATACCAGAGAAAGTTTCGATGAAGTTTTTGAAGTTTTAGACCGAAAAAAACATCCGAAATTACGTGGAATTTTCCATTGTTTTTCCGGCAATTTAGACCAGGCAAAACGAGCGATTGATCTGAATTTTATTTTGGGCATCGGTGGAGTAGTCACCTTTAAAAATGGAAAGATCGATCAATTTTTAGGGGAAATTCCTTTAGATAAAATCGTCTTAGAAACCGATTCTCCTTATTTAGCTCCTGTTCCACATCGCGGAAAAACAAACGAAAGTTCTTATTTGGATTTGGTTGTTGGGAAACTTGTAAATATTTACGGAAAGGATTTTACGGAAATCGATAGAATTACAACAGATAACGCTAATCTTATTTTTAATAGGTAAAGAAAGATCATGATAGAGAAATTCGACAGCATAAGATTTTATCATCCTGAAGAAGTGAATCCTGCGATACGCTTTATAATGCGACATCCTATGATGAAGCTTCTTTTGCATTATAGTCTTCCCAATATTTCAGATGAAGAAATACAGCAAATTGTTGGCGATATCCATTCTATCGAAGATTTTCAGAAAGTCATTATTTACCCAAGTATCAAGAATGTTTTAAATGCAAGTTCTGATGGATTTACTATTTCCGGAGCAGAAGATTTGAGTAAAAACGAATCTTATCTTTTTATATCCAATCACCGGGATATTCTTTTAGACACCTGTTTGTTAAATTTTGCTTTGTTAGAGAAAGGTTTAAACCTTACAGCATCGGTTATTGGAGATAATTTGGTGCAAAGAGATTTATACCTTATTTTGGCAAAATTAAACCGGAATTTTTTTGTAAAACGGAGTGCTGCGCCACGGGAGCTTATAGAAAATAGCAAACTTTTATCTGAATATATTTTCCAATTATTAACCAGTGAATATCGCTCGGTTTGGATTGCGCAGCGGGAAGGTCGTGCTAAAGATGGTAATGATTTCACCCAAGCTGGCGTTTTGAAAATGATTTCTATGTTTGATGCGCAAAGTAAACCTTGTCAATATTTTAAAAAATTAAAAGTAGTTCCTGTTTCTATTTCGTATGAGTTAGACCCGACAGACAAACTGAAAGTTGAAAAAATGTGCGCTGATGATCTGAATCAAGAAAAGCACAAAAACGAAGATTTTCTTAATATTATGACGGGAGTTTCTGGCCAAAAGAAAAGAATTCACCTGCATTTTGGCAAGATTGAAGATGAGATTTACACGGATATTGAAAACTCGGTTTCCAATTCTAATAAGCAAATACAGAAGTTGGCAGAGGTTTTAACCAAAAAAATTGTAGAGGGTTACAAACTTTGGCCAAGTAATTATATTGCTGCAGATTTACTGAAAAATAGCACCCTATATTCTAAATATTATACTGAACAGGAAAGGCAATTCTTTATTAAAAGAATGAATTTAAGCATTGGTGAAAATAATCATTGTATGAATCAAGCATTTTTGGAAATGTATGCAAATCCCGTTTTTAACAAAAACAATCTATAAAAAAATTGCCACGAATTCACAAATGATTTATTCGCGAGTTCGTGGCAAATGTTTTTTAGCAACAACCTATTTCCCTCTCGAAAAATTACTCTTATTGTTAGGCTTCTTACTATGACTGTTACTTGCATTCCCTTGGCCTTGAGGTCTTGGTCTGAAAGGTTTGTTATTAGAATCTCTTTTCTCCGCAACTAAATTCTCAGTATGGAAAGGATGTTCTTTTTCAACCGGAATTTTCTTACCGATTAGTTTCTCGGTGTTCTTTAGATTTAATAAATCAAGACCGTCAACGAAAGAAATTGAACTTCCTTCGGCACCGGCTCTTCCTGTTCTACCAATACGGTGAACGTAAGTTTCCGATACATCAGATAATTCAAAATTCACGACATATTTCAATTCATCAATATCGATTCCTCTGGCTGCAATATCGGTGGCAACTAAGATTCGTGTTTTTCCAGATTTGAAATTTGAAAGCGCATTTTGACGTTGATTCTGTGATTTATTTCCATGAATCGCTTCGGCGGATATTTTATGACTCTGTAGCTTTCTTGCGATTTTATCAGCGCCGTGTTTGGTTCTTGAAAATACAAGCACAGATTCTTTAATGTCTTGCTGAAGAATGTGCGTCAAAAGGTCCAGTTTATCGTTTTTATCAACGAAATAAACCTTTTGTTGAATGGTATCTGCAGTTGCAGAAACTGGTGCAACTTCAACCTGAATCGGATTGGTAAGCATTGAGCTCGCCAATTTGTTAATCTCTTCCGGGAACGTTGCCGAGAAGAATAGGGTTTGTCTTTTTGGTGGAAGTAATTTAATAATTCTCTTCACATCGTGGACAAATCCCATATCCAGCATTCTGTCGGCTTCGTCTAAAACGAAAACTTCTAAATGCTTTAATGAAATAATTCCTTGAGATATAAAATCCAGTAATCTTCCTGGTGTTGCTACTAAAATATCTACGCCTCTTCTCAAAGCGTTTTCTTGAGCTGCTTGTTTAACACCACCGAAAACAACTAAATTTCTCAGTTTTAAATGTCTTCCGTAAGATTTAAAACTTTCATCAATTTGAATGGCTAACTCTCTTGTTGGAGTTAAAATCAAAACTTTGATGTGATTATTTTTTTGGTTTTTTACAGCTAGATTTTGAAGAATGGGAATTGCAAATGCTGCAGTTTTTCCGGTTCCTGTTTGGGCAGTTCCTAATAAATCTCTGCCTTGTAAAATATGCGGAATCGATTTTTGTTGAATAGGTGTTGGTTGGGTGTAACCCTCTTCCTTAAGCGCTTTTGCGATAGGATCAATTAAGTTTAAGTCGGTAAAGTTCAAATGAAATGTTTTTAATTAAAATGAAACTCGTGTCATTCTATATATGAAACGAAGAAAATGAAGTAAAAAAACCTTTTAAGTTTTCAGTTCCGCAGGGAAGCGGATTCATCTAGAATGACTACGTCCATAAAAAAACCTTCCGCGAAGAAGGAATTTAGTTCTGCAAATATAGTTTAATTATTTTTAGTAATGTTTATTTGTGAATTATTCAATTTTAGACCAGCTTTGATTGGTCTTAATATCATCAAAAATAATTTATATTCTGTGGATTTTGATCTAGGGAGATCTCACTTCGCTAATTTGATATTTTATCTAAAAAAAATAGACTTACCAAAAGTAAATCTATCATCATTTTATATAAATGAAATACTATCCGTGAAGTTTCTTCCATATTGCATCTTTCAGTTCGACTAAACCTTCTTGGGTTACTGCTGAAAAGAAAAGGGGCTGTCTGTTTTCGGGAAATTCTTTCGCAACTTCAACTTTTAATTCGTCATCCAGCAAATCTGCTTTAGAAACAGAAATTATATAATCTTTATCAACAAGTTCTGGATTGTATTCTTTCAATTCATTCTCTAAAATTTTAAATTCCTGAAAATGATCTTCCGAATCGGCCGGAATCATAAATAATAAGATCGAATTTCTTTCAATATGTCGCAAAAATCGGTGTCCGAGACCTTTTCCTTCTGCAGCACCTTCTATAATTCCTGGAATATCTGCCATTACAAAAGATTTGTAATTTCGATAATCTACAATTCCTAAATTTGGTGTCAGCGTTGTAAATGCATAATCGGCGATTTTTGGTTTTGCAGCAGAAACTGCAGCAAGTAGTGTTGATTTTCCAGCATTTGGAAATCCTACTAAACCAACATCAGCCAATAACTTTAATTCAAAAGTAATATAACCTTCTTCCCCCGGCAATCCCGGTTGTGCATATCTGGGAGTTTGATTCGTTGATGATTTAAAATGCTCATTTCCTTTCCCACCTTTCCCGCCATGCATCAGAATAATTTCCTGACCGTGTTCTAAAATTTCGGCAACAACTTCTCCATCTTCGTTCTTTGCAATAGTTCCTAAGGGAACTTCAATATAAACATCTTCGCCGTACGCGCCGGTTAACTGGTTTTTGCTTCCGTTTACGCCCCGCTCGGCTTTAATGTGTCGTGTATATCTTAGGGGAAGTAAAGTCCACTCGTGTGAATCTCCCTTCAAAATTACGTGACCACCGCGGCCACCGTCTCCACCATCTGGTCCACCTTTAGGAACATATTTTTCCCGGTTAAGGTGCGCTGATCCTGCACCTCCATGTCCACTTTTACAATGGATTTTTACGTAATCTACGAAATTTGACATTTTATTTCTTTGTTTGTTGCTGAATTGGAATTTCTAAAAATTTAAGAAATTTCCTTAATTCTGCAAAGACGATTTGTTATTTAATTTTGCAACTTCCGCAAAAAGTTTCTCGGAGATTTCTTCAATATCGCCAACTCCATTAATTTCTACATATTTGCCCTGCTGCTTATAAAGTTCTGCAACCTCCGCAGTTTTAGCGTAATACTCTTTGATTCGGTGAGTGATGATTTGTTTATTAGAATCATCTGTTCTTCCGCTTGTTTCCCCTCTTTTTAAAAGTCTTTCAACCAACATTTTATCATCAACCACGAGAGAAAGGCAAATGTCGATTGAACTGTTCAAAACTTCCTTCACAATATTTTCCAAAGCTTCAGTTTGATTTGCGGTCCTGGGAAATCCGTCGAAAATAAAGCCTTTTGCATTACATGGTTTTCTAAGTTCATCAGTCAGCATATCAATAGTTACTTGATCTGGAACGAGCTCTCCTTTGTCGATGTATGATTTTGCCAGTTTGCCCAACTCGGTATCATTTTTCATGTTGTAACGAAATAGATCACCAGTTGAAATTTGCTTTAAATTAAATTTTTCAATTAAATTCTGCGCTTGTGTACCTTTTCCGCTTCCGGGAGGACCGAAGAGAACGATGTTTATCATTGTATCAGATTTTTTAGTGATTAATTCTTCCTTCTGCCAGTTGATATAAATCGGGAAGGTTTCTTCCTAATTCATCATAATCAAGGCCATAACCGAGGACGAATTTGTTTGGAATTTCTTTCGCAACATAATCGATCTTGAATTTTTTCTTATAAACATCTGGTTTCAGAAGTAAAGAGGCAATTCGTAACGATTTTGGGCGCTGCGTATTTTTAAAATATTCAAACAGACTTTCTATGGTATTTCCGGTATCCACGATATCTTCCATGAGGATAATGTGACGGCCTTCAACTTCTTTCGTTAAATCCATTTTTTTATAAACTATTCCCGTAGAAGTAGTTCCTGAATAAGAACTCATTTGGATGAAAGCGATTTCGCATTTACCTGGATAGTGCTTCAGAAAGTCAGAGAAAAACATGATAACTCCGTTTAAAACTCCGATGAAAACTGGCGTCTCATCTTTGTAATCTTCATAAACCTTCAGGGCGAGATCTTTTATGATCGATTGAATTTCGTCGTTTTTAAGATAGGGTACGAATTCTTTATCGTGAATTTTAACTACTTTCATATGGTTTTCTAAAGCGCAAATTTACGGAATTTATTCGAAAGTGAAGTTCCTCGAAGGTATTCACTTACAGCTATTATCAGAAATATCATGTTTAAATTTTGTTCACCTTTATTTTTAAATCTATTTTTGTAGAAATCTAATAAAAAAGTAAAATATGGCAACTTATGTTGTGGTTGGTCTTCAATACGGCGATGAAGGCAAAGGTAAAATTACGGATGTTTTATCAGCAAAATCTGATTATGTTGTGCGTTTTCAAGGAGGCGATAACGCGGGACACACTGTTTATGCAGGTGAAGAAAAATTTGTTTTGCATTTGCTCCCTTCGGGCGTTTTGCAATGTAAAGGTAAATGCATTATTGCGAACGGAGTTGTTGTAAACCCTAAAGCATTTTTGAAGGAAATCGGCCAACTCGAAGCAAAAGGAATGCGAACAGATCACGTTTTTATCAGCAGAAGAGCGCACGTGATTATGCCGTATCATATTTTACTCGATACTTATCGTGAGGAAGAAGAGGAGGGAACTTACATTGGCACCACCAAAAAAGGAATCGGCCCATGTTACGAAGATAAAATTGCTAGAGTCGGCATTCGCATGGTTGACTTGCTGAATCCTGAAGTTTTGTCCGAAAAGATTAGAAAGAATCTTAAAAGCAAAAACTCACTTTTTGAGAAGTATTTTGAAAAACCCACTTTAGAATTTGATGAAATTTTTAACGAATTTTTGGAATTGGGGCAAAAACTGAAAGATCGAATTGTTGATACTGAAGTTGAATTAAACCAAGCCATTCACGACGGCAAAAATATTTTATTCGAAGGGGCGCAAGCTGCCATGCTCGATATTGATTTCGGGACTTATCCTTATGTTACTTCATCTTCGCCCACAACTGGTGGCGTTTGTTCCGGAGCAGGTGTTCCGCCCACAAGTTTACAAAATCTGATTGGCGTAGCAAAAGCCTACACCACAAGAGTCGGTGAGGGACCATTCCCAACAGAATTAGATAATGAATTGGGTGAAAAAATTAGAAAGATTGGTTTTGAATTTGGTGCGACAACAGGAAGACCACGAAGAACGGGTTGGTTAGATCTCGTTTCATTAAAACATGCAACTATGATTAATGGAATTAACAATTTAGTTATTACAAAACTCGATGTTCTTTCAGGAATTTCACCGCTAAAAATTGCTACAAAGTACAAAACTGAAGACGGGAAAATAATCGATTACTTTACATCTTCAACTACAAAATTATACAACTACGAACCTATTTATGAAGAGTTGGAAGGTTGGGAAGAAGATATTACCCACGCCCGATCGTACGATGAACTTCCTGTAAATGCTAAAAAATATATAGAATTTATCGAAAACTATTTGGGAATTAATGTGTATTTGGTTTCTGTTGGTCCGGAAAGAAGTCAAAATATTATTAGAAAAGAATTATTTTAACTAAAAAGTAATCTTTTCGAGTTTTTAACAATATTAGCCATTCTGTTTGAGTGGCTTTTTTGCGTTTTAAGTTAAAATTATTTATATGCTATGTTTTGAATTACTTTACTTAATTATTGTTAAAGTAATGGCCTAAATTTTGATAATTTATTAATAAAGTTACATATTTATTAAAAACTAACAATCATAAATTATCAATTTCCTAACCCTTTAAAATAATTTAATGATGAACAATTTACTTCAAAACAAAGAATTCCAACTCGACGAAATCCTCTTCGAGAACCGAAACAAAAATTACGGCGCTTATGTGCTGAGAAATGATGCCGACCGAATATTAACCAAATCCATGTTTTTGGGAATAGGTCTATTTGCACTCTTAGCAATCACGCCTTTGGCAATCAACGCTTTCAAAACTCCCGAGATTGTTAAGACACCAACATTTTTGCCCCCAGGAGATATGCACAATGTTGATCAGTTTGACGAACCACCGGTCATAGTTCAGGTAAAACCACCGGCTCAATCTTTGGTTAATACGAT
This genomic window contains:
- a CDS encoding TatD family hydrolase, translating into MIDTHTHLYSEEFDQDRHEMIERAINKGVSKFYLPAINSETHEKMLALETEYPNQIISMMGLHPCYVKPESWEQELKLVENYLTKRPFAAIGEIGIDLHWDKTTLDIQVKAFEQQIDWAIEKDLPIVIHTRESFDEVFEVLDRKKHPKLRGIFHCFSGNLDQAKRAIDLNFILGIGGVVTFKNGKIDQFLGEIPLDKIVLETDSPYLAPVPHRGKTNESSYLDLVVGKLVNIYGKDFTEIDRITTDNANLIFNR
- a CDS encoding 1-acyl-sn-glycerol-3-phosphate acyltransferase; its protein translation is MIEKFDSIRFYHPEEVNPAIRFIMRHPMMKLLLHYSLPNISDEEIQQIVGDIHSIEDFQKVIIYPSIKNVLNASSDGFTISGAEDLSKNESYLFISNHRDILLDTCLLNFALLEKGLNLTASVIGDNLVQRDLYLILAKLNRNFFVKRSAAPRELIENSKLLSEYIFQLLTSEYRSVWIAQREGRAKDGNDFTQAGVLKMISMFDAQSKPCQYFKKLKVVPVSISYELDPTDKLKVEKMCADDLNQEKHKNEDFLNIMTGVSGQKKRIHLHFGKIEDEIYTDIENSVSNSNKQIQKLAEVLTKKIVEGYKLWPSNYIAADLLKNSTLYSKYYTEQERQFFIKRMNLSIGENNHCMNQAFLEMYANPVFNKNNL
- a CDS encoding DEAD/DEAH box helicase; amino-acid sequence: MNFTDLNLIDPIAKALKEEGYTQPTPIQQKSIPHILQGRDLLGTAQTGTGKTAAFAIPILQNLAVKNQKNNHIKVLILTPTRELAIQIDESFKSYGRHLKLRNLVVFGGVKQAAQENALRRGVDILVATPGRLLDFISQGIISLKHLEVFVLDEADRMLDMGFVHDVKRIIKLLPPKRQTLFFSATFPEEINKLASSMLTNPIQVEVAPVSATADTIQQKVYFVDKNDKLDLLTHILQQDIKESVLVFSRTKHGADKIARKLQSHKISAEAIHGNKSQNQRQNALSNFKSGKTRILVATDIAARGIDIDELKYVVNFELSDVSETYVHRIGRTGRAGAEGSSISFVDGLDLLNLKNTEKLIGKKIPVEKEHPFHTENLVAEKRDSNNKPFRPRPQGQGNASNSHSKKPNNKSNFSRGK
- the obgE gene encoding GTPase ObgE, whose product is MSNFVDYVKIHCKSGHGGAGSAHLNREKYVPKGGPDGGDGGRGGHVILKGDSHEWTLLPLRYTRHIKAERGVNGSKNQLTGAYGEDVYIEVPLGTIAKNEDGEVVAEILEHGQEIILMHGGKGGKGNEHFKSSTNQTPRYAQPGLPGEEGYITFELKLLADVGLVGFPNAGKSTLLAAVSAAKPKIADYAFTTLTPNLGIVDYRNYKSFVMADIPGIIEGAAEGKGLGHRFLRHIERNSILLFMIPADSEDHFQEFKILENELKEYNPELVDKDYIISVSKADLLDDELKVEVAKEFPENRQPLFFSAVTQEGLVELKDAIWKKLHG
- a CDS encoding adenylate kinase encodes the protein MINIVLFGPPGSGKGTQAQNLIEKFNLKQISTGDLFRYNMKNDTELGKLAKSYIDKGELVPDQVTIDMLTDELRKPCNAKGFIFDGFPRTANQTEALENIVKEVLNSSIDICLSLVVDDKMLVERLLKRGETSGRTDDSNKQIITHRIKEYYAKTAEVAELYKQQGKYVEINGVGDIEEISEKLFAEVAKLNNKSSLQN
- a CDS encoding phosphoribosyltransferase, producing MKVVKIHDKEFVPYLKNDEIQSIIKDLALKVYEDYKDETPVFIGVLNGVIMFFSDFLKHYPGKCEIAFIQMSSYSGTTSTGIVYKKMDLTKEVEGRHIILMEDIVDTGNTIESLFEYFKNTQRPKSLRIASLLLKPDVYKKKFKIDYVAKEIPNKFVLGYGLDYDELGRNLPDLYQLAEGRINH
- a CDS encoding adenylosuccinate synthase; its protein translation is MATYVVVGLQYGDEGKGKITDVLSAKSDYVVRFQGGDNAGHTVYAGEEKFVLHLLPSGVLQCKGKCIIANGVVVNPKAFLKEIGQLEAKGMRTDHVFISRRAHVIMPYHILLDTYREEEEEGTYIGTTKKGIGPCYEDKIARVGIRMVDLLNPEVLSEKIRKNLKSKNSLFEKYFEKPTLEFDEIFNEFLELGQKLKDRIVDTEVELNQAIHDGKNILFEGAQAAMLDIDFGTYPYVTSSSPTTGGVCSGAGVPPTSLQNLIGVAKAYTTRVGEGPFPTELDNELGEKIRKIGFEFGATTGRPRRTGWLDLVSLKHATMINGINNLVITKLDVLSGISPLKIATKYKTEDGKIIDYFTSSTTKLYNYEPIYEELEGWEEDITHARSYDELPVNAKKYIEFIENYLGINVYLVSVGPERSQNIIRKELF